In Haloterrigena turkmenica DSM 5511, a single genomic region encodes these proteins:
- a CDS encoding adenosylcobalamin-dependent ribonucleoside-diphosphate reductase: protein MSESELSAEDLTLPIKRTDGDTLEERLTGNAYHNILPARYLRKDADGELIEDQEDLFDRVGKNIALAEAVFEARKRDVEITVTPNQLKPDHPRRDELATEVFGKGTTADDDAEATLSIYNVNKFAYDTVVPELPDEIRAHVEDVAEEFQGMMENLDFMPNSPTLMNAGDELQQLSACFVDSPDDDIDDIHQTAKEAAQVFQSGGGMGYAFWQLRPYGDAVGSTGGIASGPITFMRTYDQMCETIAQGGARRGAQMGVMRVSHPDVIQFIHAKNKDVSLAETLRLNDPDDFTHNSFQEALDEARELIDDEGKVPKHLRNAVEGHLSNFNISVGITDDFMEALQNGEEFTFTNPRTGEPHIATAETKELYDMFGLGDYVEVGEELSIPAEELWDDIVEGAHENGEPGVIYLERVNKQHSFDVEKHPDHRILATNPCGEQPLEEYEACNLGHINLSTLADLEAPDWRVWYDEHGEEYDSLEDAVDAFLEEAIDFEEFDRRIEMGTRFLENVVTMSDFPVEKIEQKVREMRKIGLGIMGLAQLYIQLGMEYGSETSNEVARQLMRHINHGSKWASHELAEERGSFDEWDNSKYANPTEYREWFEKQTGLDADEWEDGFSIRNHNTTTIAPTGTTSMVGNTTGGCEPIYNVAYYKNVSDDVQGDEMLVEFDDYFLRVLEDNDIDVDAVKEEAQEQMATNQFNGVEGLSTVPDAIGELFVTTGDLSAKEHAGVQVACQQGVDSAISKTVNAPNDSTLEDAKDVFEYIYEHGGKGVTYYRDGTRSKQVLTTRAKNADFADETEAAEALAEQIEEIFGGFEEFLENEDVQDVLEADLGSLSGDADDAEPVQVDFTEKRERPDALQGVSQRIDTGYGKVYVTINEDPETGQPFELFANIGHSGGFTNSFTEALAKVISTSLRSGVDPEEIVDELCGTRSPKVAWDKGEQIQSIPDAIGTAMRRYLEDEIDKPYPTQATLEESADADAVEFDGPKTDGGAAAAQGGDADAEDDATQDLIEAGESPECPDCGSMSLYFSEGCKTCESCGWSEC from the coding sequence ATGAGCGAATCGGAGCTCTCCGCGGAGGATCTGACCCTCCCGATCAAGCGCACCGACGGCGACACGCTCGAGGAGCGCCTGACCGGCAACGCCTACCACAACATTCTGCCCGCGCGATACCTGCGCAAGGACGCCGACGGCGAACTCATTGAGGACCAGGAGGATCTCTTCGACCGCGTCGGCAAGAACATCGCCCTCGCCGAGGCCGTCTTCGAGGCGCGCAAACGCGACGTCGAGATCACGGTCACGCCCAACCAGTTGAAGCCCGACCATCCGCGGCGCGACGAACTCGCCACGGAGGTGTTCGGGAAGGGCACCACCGCAGACGACGATGCCGAGGCGACGCTCTCTATCTACAACGTCAATAAGTTCGCCTACGACACCGTCGTCCCCGAACTCCCCGACGAGATCCGCGCCCACGTCGAGGACGTCGCCGAGGAGTTCCAGGGCATGATGGAGAATCTCGACTTCATGCCGAACTCGCCGACTCTGATGAACGCCGGCGACGAGCTCCAGCAGCTCTCGGCGTGTTTCGTCGACTCTCCCGACGACGATATCGACGATATCCACCAGACCGCCAAGGAGGCCGCGCAGGTCTTCCAGAGCGGCGGCGGCATGGGCTATGCCTTCTGGCAGCTTCGTCCCTACGGCGACGCGGTCGGTTCGACCGGCGGCATCGCCAGCGGCCCGATCACCTTCATGCGCACGTACGACCAGATGTGCGAGACGATCGCCCAGGGCGGCGCCCGACGGGGCGCCCAGATGGGCGTCATGCGCGTCTCCCACCCGGACGTCATCCAGTTCATCCACGCCAAGAACAAGGACGTCTCGCTGGCCGAGACGCTGCGTCTGAACGATCCCGACGACTTCACGCACAACTCCTTCCAGGAGGCACTCGACGAGGCCCGTGAACTCATCGACGACGAGGGCAAGGTCCCCAAACACCTCCGGAACGCCGTCGAGGGCCACCTCTCGAACTTCAACATTTCTGTCGGTATCACCGACGACTTCATGGAAGCCCTGCAGAACGGCGAGGAGTTCACGTTCACCAACCCCCGAACGGGCGAGCCCCACATCGCTACCGCGGAGACCAAGGAGCTGTACGACATGTTCGGCCTCGGCGACTACGTCGAGGTCGGCGAGGAGCTGTCGATCCCGGCCGAGGAACTCTGGGACGACATCGTCGAGGGCGCCCACGAGAACGGCGAACCCGGCGTCATCTACCTCGAGCGGGTCAACAAACAGCACTCCTTCGACGTCGAGAAACACCCCGACCACCGCATCCTCGCGACGAACCCCTGCGGCGAGCAGCCCCTAGAGGAGTACGAGGCCTGTAACCTCGGCCACATCAACCTCTCGACGCTCGCGGACCTCGAGGCGCCCGACTGGCGCGTCTGGTACGACGAGCACGGCGAGGAGTACGACTCGCTGGAGGACGCCGTCGACGCCTTCCTCGAGGAGGCGATCGACTTCGAGGAGTTCGACCGCCGCATCGAGATGGGAACGCGGTTCCTCGAGAACGTCGTCACGATGAGTGACTTCCCGGTCGAGAAGATCGAGCAGAAGGTCCGGGAGATGCGCAAGATCGGCCTGGGCATCATGGGGCTGGCACAGCTGTACATCCAGCTCGGGATGGAGTACGGCAGCGAGACCTCCAACGAGGTCGCGCGCCAGCTGATGCGCCACATCAACCACGGGTCGAAGTGGGCGTCCCACGAGCTCGCCGAGGAGCGCGGCAGCTTCGACGAGTGGGACAACTCCAAGTACGCGAACCCGACCGAGTACCGCGAGTGGTTCGAGAAACAGACCGGTCTCGACGCCGACGAGTGGGAGGACGGGTTCTCGATCCGAAACCACAACACGACGACCATCGCGCCGACCGGCACGACCTCGATGGTCGGCAACACCACCGGCGGCTGTGAACCGATCTACAACGTCGCCTACTACAAGAACGTCTCCGACGACGTCCAGGGCGACGAGATGTTAGTCGAGTTCGACGACTACTTCCTCCGCGTACTGGAGGACAACGACATCGACGTCGACGCCGTCAAGGAGGAGGCCCAAGAGCAGATGGCGACCAACCAGTTCAACGGCGTCGAGGGCCTCTCGACGGTGCCCGACGCCATCGGCGAACTGTTCGTCACGACCGGCGACCTCTCCGCGAAAGAGCACGCCGGCGTGCAGGTCGCCTGTCAGCAGGGCGTCGACTCCGCCATCTCGAAGACCGTCAACGCGCCCAACGACTCCACGCTCGAGGACGCCAAGGACGTCTTCGAGTACATCTACGAGCACGGCGGCAAGGGCGTCACCTACTACCGCGACGGCACCCGCAGCAAGCAGGTGCTGACGACCCGCGCGAAGAACGCCGACTTCGCCGACGAGACCGAGGCCGCCGAGGCCCTCGCCGAGCAGATCGAGGAGATCTTCGGCGGCTTCGAGGAATTCCTCGAGAATGAGGACGTCCAGGACGTCCTCGAGGCGGATCTCGGCTCGCTGTCCGGCGACGCGGACGACGCCGAGCCCGTGCAGGTCGACTTCACCGAGAAGCGCGAGCGCCCCGACGCCCTGCAGGGCGTCAGCCAGCGCATCGACACCGGCTACGGCAAGGTCTACGTGACGATCAACGAGGATCCCGAGACCGGCCAGCCGTTCGAACTGTTCGCCAATATCGGCCACTCGGGCGGTTTCACCAACTCCTTCACCGAGGCGCTGGCGAAGGTCATCTCGACCTCGCTGCGCTCGGGCGTCGATCCCGAGGAGATCGTCGACGAACTCTGTGGCACCCGTAGCCCGAAGGTCGCCTGGGACAAGGGCGAGCAGATCCAGTCCATCCCGGACGCCATCGGCACCGCGATGCGTCGCTACCTCGAGGACGAGATCGACAAACCGTACCCGACGCAGGCGACGCTCGAGGAGTCCGCCGACGCGGACGCCGTCGAGTTCGACGGGCCGAAGACCGACGGCGGCGCGGCGGCCGCCCAGGGCGGCGATGCGGACGCCGAAGACGACGCGACGCAGGATCTCATCGAGGCCGGCGAGTCGCCGGAGTGTCCCGACTGTGGCTCGATGTCGCTGTACTTCTCCGAAGGCTGCAAAACGTGCGAGAGCTGCGGCTGGAGCGAGTGCTGA
- the trpG gene encoding anthranilate synthase component II — translation MSTMDDAAETEESDAGGEAEPLTVLFVDNYDSFTYNLVEYVSQHEGTETAVVKNTASLEDVRAVDPDAIIISPGPGHPKNDRDVGVTMDVLREVSPEVPTLGVCLGLEAAVYEYGGSVGRAPAPIHGKASAVDHDGKGVFAGLEQGLRAGRYHSLVATEVPDCFDVTATAEHDDETLVMGIRHREHPIEAVQFHPESVLTAVGHDVIENFLESIDN, via the coding sequence ATGAGTACGATGGACGACGCGGCCGAAACCGAGGAATCGGATGCGGGCGGCGAGGCGGAGCCGCTGACGGTACTGTTCGTCGACAACTACGACTCCTTTACGTACAACTTAGTCGAGTACGTCAGCCAGCACGAGGGGACCGAAACCGCGGTCGTGAAGAATACCGCCTCGCTCGAGGACGTTCGCGCGGTCGACCCGGACGCGATCATCATCAGTCCGGGACCGGGCCACCCGAAGAACGACCGCGACGTCGGCGTCACGATGGACGTACTCCGAGAGGTGAGTCCCGAGGTGCCGACCCTGGGCGTCTGTCTCGGGCTCGAGGCGGCCGTTTACGAGTACGGCGGAAGCGTCGGCCGGGCACCGGCGCCGATCCACGGCAAGGCCTCCGCCGTCGACCACGACGGCAAAGGGGTCTTTGCGGGCCTCGAACAGGGCCTTCGCGCCGGTCGGTATCACTCGCTGGTCGCGACCGAGGTGCCCGACTGTTTCGACGTCACTGCGACGGCGGAACACGATGACGAGACGCTCGTGATGGGAATCCGTCACCGCGAGCATCCGATCGAGGCCGTCCAGTTCCACCCCGAGAGCGTGCTCACGGCGGTCGGTCACGATGTGATCGAGAACTTCCTCGAGTCGATCGACAACTGA
- the trpE gene encoding anthranilate synthase component I produces MSDSDTEPAVSPTLDVDRETFREHAAGDEDPVVVRAVATLDVETTPLEAYAALTGRSPSSDRERSPYAFLLESAEKTASSDPDGAFRPSSADADRHARYSYVGYDPDAVVTVDPEETTVERLTDDAPRDLIETDPEGDTVDALRAAMPDVRFANPPEHDRQHLTGGLVGFLAYDAVYDLWLEEVGRERPESRFPDAEFVLTTKTLAFDERDGTVSLDCTPIIESDDDPDAVYDAILEEAEAVAETLRAASAPETGGFVREDEVVGPKAEYEESVRRAKEHVLDGDIYQGVVSRTRELYGDVDPLGFYEAMREVNPSPYMYLLEHDDLTVVGASPETLVSVRGREVMSNPIAGTCDRGSSPVEDRRLAGEMLADEKERAEHTMLVDLARNDVRRVSEAGSVRVDEFMNVLKYSHVQHIESTVTGDLASDADAFDATRASFPAGTLSGAPKIRAMEIIDDLEAEPRGLYGGGVGYYSWCGDADFAIVIRTATVEDEGDQDRITVRAGAGLVADSDPTAEYEETEKKMGGVLAALEAIEDDVAVDNLESSPEVSR; encoded by the coding sequence ATGAGTGACTCTGACACCGAACCCGCCGTCTCGCCGACGCTCGACGTCGACCGGGAGACGTTCCGCGAGCACGCGGCTGGGGACGAGGACCCGGTCGTCGTCCGCGCCGTCGCGACCCTCGACGTGGAGACGACGCCCCTCGAGGCCTACGCCGCCCTGACCGGCCGCTCGCCCTCGAGCGATCGGGAACGGTCGCCGTACGCCTTCCTACTCGAGAGCGCCGAGAAGACCGCCTCGAGCGATCCGGACGGCGCCTTCCGACCGAGTTCGGCGGACGCGGATCGCCACGCGCGCTACTCCTACGTCGGCTACGATCCCGACGCCGTCGTCACGGTCGACCCCGAGGAGACGACGGTCGAGCGACTCACGGACGACGCGCCGCGCGATCTGATCGAGACCGATCCCGAGGGCGACACCGTCGACGCGCTCCGGGCGGCGATGCCGGACGTCCGCTTTGCGAACCCGCCCGAACACGACCGCCAGCACCTGACCGGCGGGCTGGTCGGCTTCCTCGCCTACGACGCGGTCTACGACCTCTGGCTCGAGGAGGTCGGCCGCGAGCGGCCCGAGTCGCGGTTCCCGGACGCCGAATTCGTTCTGACGACGAAGACGCTCGCGTTCGACGAGCGCGACGGGACGGTCTCGCTGGACTGCACGCCGATCATCGAGTCCGACGACGACCCCGACGCGGTCTACGACGCCATCCTCGAGGAGGCCGAGGCCGTCGCGGAAACGCTGCGGGCCGCGTCGGCGCCGGAGACCGGCGGGTTCGTCCGCGAGGACGAGGTCGTCGGTCCGAAAGCCGAGTACGAAGAGAGCGTCCGCCGAGCTAAAGAGCACGTCCTCGACGGCGACATCTACCAGGGCGTCGTCTCGCGGACCCGCGAACTGTACGGCGACGTCGATCCCCTCGGCTTCTACGAGGCAATGCGCGAGGTCAACCCCTCGCCGTACATGTACCTCCTCGAGCACGACGACCTGACCGTCGTTGGCGCGAGCCCCGAGACGCTGGTCTCCGTGCGCGGGCGCGAGGTCATGTCGAATCCCATCGCCGGAACCTGTGACCGGGGCTCGAGTCCAGTCGAGGACCGGCGGCTGGCCGGCGAGATGCTGGCCGACGAGAAGGAGCGAGCCGAGCACACGATGCTGGTCGATCTGGCGCGAAACGACGTGCGCCGCGTCTCGGAAGCGGGCTCAGTCCGCGTCGACGAGTTCATGAACGTGCTCAAGTACAGCCACGTCCAGCACATCGAGTCGACGGTGACGGGCGACCTCGCGAGCGACGCGGACGCCTTCGACGCGACGCGGGCCTCGTTCCCCGCCGGCACCCTCTCGGGCGCGCCGAAGATCCGGGCGATGGAGATCATCGACGACCTCGAGGCCGAGCCGCGAGGCCTGTACGGCGGCGGCGTCGGCTACTACTCGTGGTGTGGCGACGCGGACTTCGCGATCGTGATCCGGACCGCCACCGTAGAGGACGAAGGAGACCAGGATCGGATCACCGTCCGTGCCGGCGCCGGTCTCGTCGCCGACAGCGATCCGACCGCCGAGTACGAGGAGACCGAGAAGAAAATGGGCGGCGTCCTCGCCGCCCTCGAGGCGATCGAGGACGACGTGGCCGTCGACAACCTCGAGTCCTCGCCGGAGGTGAGCCGATGA
- a CDS encoding phosphoribosylanthranilate isomerase, with the protein MTRVKICGLTNEDDLETAVAAGADALGVICDVSVDTPREVAVERARELVDAAPPFVTTVLVTMPSGPERAIELADEIEPDAIQYHGSIRLGDLAYLRANVDAKLLLAVDADDAVRAETYDDVVDGLLVDTPAADGGGGTGETHDWDQTRVATADLESPLILAGGLTPDNVADAVRTVEPFAVDVASGVEAEGGVKDPDAVRSFVDRAKNARRTAEP; encoded by the coding sequence ATGACGCGGGTGAAGATCTGCGGACTGACGAACGAGGACGACCTCGAGACGGCCGTCGCGGCCGGCGCCGACGCCCTCGGGGTCATCTGCGACGTCTCCGTCGACACCCCGCGGGAGGTCGCGGTCGAGCGCGCCCGCGAACTCGTCGACGCCGCGCCGCCGTTCGTGACGACCGTCCTCGTGACGATGCCGTCCGGCCCCGAGCGCGCGATCGAACTGGCCGACGAGATCGAACCCGACGCGATCCAGTACCACGGGAGCATTCGGCTCGGCGATCTGGCGTACCTGCGCGCGAACGTCGACGCGAAGCTCCTGCTCGCCGTCGACGCCGACGACGCGGTCCGGGCCGAGACCTACGACGACGTGGTCGACGGCCTCCTCGTCGACACGCCGGCCGCGGACGGCGGCGGCGGTACCGGCGAGACCCACGACTGGGACCAGACGCGGGTGGCGACCGCGGATCTCGAGTCGCCGCTGATCCTCGCAGGCGGGCTCACGCCCGACAACGTCGCGGACGCCGTCCGGACGGTGGAGCCGTTCGCGGTCGACGTCGCCAGCGGCGTCGAGGCCGAGGGCGGCGTCAAGGATCCCGACGCCGTCAGATCGTTCGTCGACCGAGCCAAGAACGCCCGACGGACGGCGGAGCCGTGA
- the trpD gene encoding anthranilate phosphoribosyltransferase yields MQEYVERVTEGEDLTQEDARAASTAVFEGATEAQIGALLAALRAKGETEAEIAGFAEGMRNAARTITPDREPLVDTCGTGGDDYDTINVSTTSAIVAAGAGVPVAKHGNYSVSSSSGSADVLEEVGVDVEAEPPAVEEAIERDGIGFMLAPVFHPAMKAVIGPRKELGMRTIFNVLGPLTNPAGANAQVVGVYDPDLVPVLADALSRMDVERALVVHGAGTDEIAIHGETVAAEVTGSDVEEYTLEPADLGLEAHEIEDISGGSPAENAADMRGIVAGDVTGAKRDVILANAGAAIYVAGEADSLEAGADAAREAIESGDAATKLDHLRGDVAEPAGR; encoded by the coding sequence ATGCAGGAGTACGTCGAACGGGTGACCGAGGGCGAGGATCTCACACAGGAAGACGCTCGAGCGGCCTCGACGGCCGTTTTCGAGGGCGCGACGGAGGCACAGATCGGTGCGCTGCTGGCGGCGCTGCGAGCGAAAGGGGAGACGGAAGCCGAAATCGCCGGCTTCGCCGAAGGGATGCGCAACGCAGCCAGGACGATCACGCCGGACCGCGAGCCGCTGGTCGACACCTGCGGCACCGGCGGGGACGACTACGATACGATCAACGTCTCGACGACCAGCGCGATCGTCGCCGCCGGGGCCGGCGTTCCGGTCGCTAAACACGGCAACTACTCCGTGTCGTCGTCGTCGGGCAGCGCGGACGTCTTGGAGGAGGTCGGCGTCGACGTCGAGGCCGAACCCCCCGCAGTCGAGGAAGCGATCGAGCGCGACGGCATCGGCTTCATGCTCGCGCCCGTCTTCCACCCCGCGATGAAGGCCGTTATCGGCCCGCGCAAGGAACTCGGCATGCGGACGATTTTCAACGTTCTCGGCCCGCTGACGAACCCCGCCGGCGCGAACGCACAGGTCGTCGGCGTCTACGACCCCGACCTCGTCCCCGTCCTCGCGGACGCCCTCTCGCGGATGGACGTCGAGCGCGCCCTAGTCGTCCACGGCGCGGGTACCGACGAGATCGCGATCCACGGCGAGACCGTCGCCGCGGAAGTGACCGGTTCGGACGTCGAGGAGTACACTCTCGAGCCCGCCGACCTCGGCCTCGAGGCCCACGAGATCGAAGACATCTCGGGCGGTTCGCCCGCGGAGAACGCTGCCGACATGCGCGGAATCGTCGCGGGTGACGTCACGGGTGCGAAACGGGACGTCATCCTCGCGAACGCCGGCGCGGCGATCTACGTCGCCGGCGAAGCCGACTCGCTCGAGGCCGGCGCTGACGCCGCCCGCGAGGCGATCGAGTCCGGCGACGCCGCGACGAAACTCGACCACCTCCGGGGCGACGTAGCCGAACCCGCGGGACGATGA
- a CDS encoding helix-turn-helix transcriptional regulator, with protein MTPCTTSEPLEDLEFLARSEHRVAVLEALAERPTSRADLRTKTGASASTIGRTLRAFDERNWIRRDGNRYETTQLGAFVAAGLRDLLARLETERALRDSWQFLPEASGFTVEMASRAVVTVAEPDAPYRPVNRFAALLRRTSRFRFVGADVALLEPCKDELRRSIADGMEAEIIDPSAVAGYILSNYREHCSAALESGNLSVSVHDEVPPYGVSLFDDRIAVSCYDPDSGMVRLLIDTDAPEAREWAESTFASYQRDARPLAFGPVVG; from the coding sequence ATGACACCCTGTACCACGAGCGAACCGCTCGAGGATCTCGAGTTCCTCGCGCGGTCGGAACACCGCGTCGCCGTGCTCGAGGCGCTGGCCGAGCGGCCGACGAGTCGAGCCGATCTCCGGACGAAGACGGGAGCGTCGGCGTCGACGATCGGACGGACGCTGCGCGCGTTCGACGAACGCAACTGGATCAGGCGGGACGGGAACCGGTACGAAACGACGCAGCTGGGCGCGTTCGTCGCGGCCGGACTGCGGGACCTGCTCGCCCGACTCGAGACCGAGCGGGCGCTCCGCGACAGCTGGCAGTTTCTCCCGGAGGCGAGCGGGTTCACCGTCGAGATGGCCAGCCGTGCGGTCGTGACGGTCGCCGAGCCCGACGCGCCGTACCGGCCGGTGAATCGATTCGCGGCGCTGCTCAGACGAACGAGCCGATTTCGGTTCGTCGGCGCCGACGTCGCCCTGCTCGAGCCCTGCAAGGACGAACTTCGGCGGTCGATCGCCGACGGCATGGAAGCGGAGATCATCGATCCGTCGGCCGTCGCCGGATACATCCTCTCGAACTACCGGGAGCACTGCTCGGCCGCCCTCGAGAGCGGCAACCTCTCGGTCAGCGTACACGACGAGGTACCGCCCTACGGCGTCAGTCTCTTCGACGACCGGATCGCCGTCAGTTGCTACGATCCCGACAGCGGAATGGTTCGGCTGTTGATCGATACCGACGCGCCGGAGGCGCGCGAGTGGGCGGAATCCACATTCGCGTCCTACCAACGTGACGCTCGTCCGCTCGCGTTCGGACCGGTAGTCGGATAG
- a CDS encoding HalOD1 output domain-containing protein, protein MTSSPETLGPVEIVDSMPFVEFDADAERFRAMFDSDRDSASLAVVAVVAAAAHRDPFDLPPLHSAIDSSALEGLFSRPTAGEQRVSFRYEGFDVTVFDEGTIEANPTGAA, encoded by the coding sequence ATGACATCCTCTCCAGAGACGCTCGGCCCCGTCGAAATCGTCGACTCGATGCCGTTCGTCGAGTTCGATGCCGACGCGGAACGCTTCCGAGCGATGTTCGACAGTGACCGCGATTCTGCGAGTCTGGCAGTTGTTGCCGTGGTCGCGGCCGCCGCTCACCGGGACCCCTTCGACCTGCCGCCGCTTCATTCGGCGATCGATTCGAGTGCGCTCGAGGGCCTGTTCTCGAGGCCGACCGCCGGCGAGCAGCGCGTTTCGTTCCGGTACGAGGGATTCGACGTGACCGTGTTCGACGAGGGAACGATCGAGGCCAATCCGACGGGGGCGGCGTAG
- a CDS encoding helix-turn-helix domain-containing protein: MAIEASFTVDQPEFPLNAVFEQLPDATVELDRVVPTSDAVIPYFWIYAERITELTLDLTGDEGVDDVTVIDELDEQLFVRIDWNLDHESVLTAIVETDVTLLSGIGTAENWTFELRSSDQQEVSEFQSYCRKNGIPIRLTQLHALAPLDSDRQYDLTDGQRTALILAYSRGYFDSPRAATQADLAEELEISHQAVSSRLQRGIRRLVASTVVTPQE, translated from the coding sequence ATGGCGATAGAGGCGTCATTCACCGTTGATCAACCCGAATTTCCCCTGAACGCGGTCTTCGAGCAACTACCCGACGCCACCGTCGAACTGGACCGCGTCGTCCCGACGAGCGATGCCGTTATCCCCTACTTCTGGATTTACGCGGAGCGCATCACCGAACTCACGCTCGATCTGACCGGGGACGAGGGGGTCGACGACGTGACCGTAATCGACGAACTGGACGAACAGCTGTTCGTCCGTATCGACTGGAACCTCGACCACGAGAGCGTCCTCACCGCGATCGTCGAAACCGACGTGACCCTCCTCTCGGGGATCGGGACGGCCGAGAACTGGACGTTCGAACTCAGAAGTAGCGACCAGCAGGAGGTCTCCGAATTCCAGTCGTACTGTCGGAAGAACGGCATTCCGATCCGGCTCACCCAACTGCACGCGCTCGCGCCGCTCGACTCGGACCGACAGTACGATCTGACCGACGGCCAGCGAACGGCGCTGATACTGGCGTACTCTCGAGGCTACTTCGACTCACCGCGGGCCGCCACACAGGCCGATCTCGCCGAGGAACTCGAGATCAGCCATCAGGCGGTTTCGTCGCGGTTGCAACGCGGTATTCGGCGGCTCGTCGCGAGCACCGTGGTAACACCTCAGGAATGA
- a CDS encoding FAD-binding oxidoreductase has translation MNSVRVDPRRKIAQVGPGCRARDVLQETQHHELATPTGSAGDVGIPGSTLGGGIGWIRRKHGLGIDALRSVDLVTPEGELVYASPERNADLFWAVRGGGGNFSVVTNFEFDLYEVGPIVGGLGVFYPGDEAAAVLAAYDELASDAPEEVTTLALKGHVPDLPPMPDDLVGEDAVAILGCYAGDPEAGMDALQPFREISEPLLDMSEPMPYLQLHELGTMMFPEGRNYSHRSCYVDELSEELIDAIIAHADEAPSPLAGVGVWQLGGAIGDVEPDATAYPHRDAAYMLTVEANWDEGDDDANIEWARDGDDRFRRLGGYGAYGGFTGVEPRADEDVTERVYGDNSDRLAAIKARYDASNALERNVNVTPVDD, from the coding sequence ATGAACTCCGTCCGCGTCGATCCGCGGCGAAAAATCGCGCAGGTCGGCCCCGGCTGTCGCGCTCGCGACGTGCTACAGGAGACCCAGCATCACGAGCTCGCGACGCCGACCGGGAGCGCGGGCGACGTCGGTATTCCCGGCTCCACGCTCGGCGGCGGAATCGGCTGGATCCGACGCAAACACGGGCTCGGTATCGACGCGCTCCGCTCGGTCGACCTCGTCACACCCGAGGGCGAACTCGTTTACGCGAGTCCCGAGCGCAACGCGGACCTCTTCTGGGCCGTCCGCGGCGGCGGCGGGAACTTCAGCGTCGTCACGAACTTCGAGTTCGACCTGTACGAGGTCGGTCCCATCGTCGGCGGTCTCGGCGTGTTCTACCCCGGCGACGAAGCGGCGGCCGTCCTCGCGGCGTACGACGAACTCGCGAGCGACGCCCCCGAGGAGGTGACGACGCTCGCCCTGAAGGGACACGTACCGGACCTCCCGCCGATGCCGGACGACCTCGTCGGCGAGGACGCCGTGGCGATCCTGGGCTGTTACGCCGGGGACCCCGAGGCGGGGATGGACGCCCTGCAGCCGTTCCGCGAGATCTCCGAGCCGCTGCTCGACATGAGCGAGCCCATGCCCTACCTCCAGCTCCACGAGCTCGGGACGATGATGTTCCCCGAGGGGCGCAACTACTCTCACCGCTCGTGCTACGTCGACGAGCTCTCCGAGGAGCTGATCGACGCGATCATCGCCCACGCGGACGAGGCACCGTCGCCGCTGGCCGGTGTCGGCGTCTGGCAGCTGGGCGGGGCGATCGGCGACGTCGAACCCGATGCGACCGCGTACCCCCACCGCGACGCGGCGTACATGCTCACGGTCGAGGCGAACTGGGACGAGGGCGACGACGACGCAAATATCGAGTGGGCCCGCGACGGCGACGACCGCTTCCGACGTCTCGGCGGGTACGGCGCCTACGGCGGCTTTACCGGCGTGGAACCGCGGGCCGACGAGGACGTCACCGAGCGCGTCTACGGCGACAATTCCGATCGCCTCGCCGCGATCAAGGCGCGGTACGACGCCTCGAACGCGCTCGAGCGGAACGTGAACGTGACGCCGGTGGACGACTGA
- a CDS encoding FAD-binding protein, with amino-acid sequence MGAKQVPTSGLDSETITDLERSLRGELVTPDDELYDETRAVWNGLVDRYPTLIVRCNGAADVARGLAFADEHDLPFSVRGGGHHQTGSSTVDEGVSSIWRR; translated from the coding sequence ATGGGAGCAAAACAAGTGCCCACTTCTGGACTGGATAGCGAAACAATTACCGATCTCGAGAGATCCCTTCGGGGAGAACTCGTCACGCCGGACGACGAACTCTACGACGAGACTCGAGCCGTCTGGAACGGACTCGTCGATCGGTATCCGACGCTGATCGTTCGCTGCAACGGCGCCGCCGACGTCGCCAGGGGGCTCGCCTTCGCCGACGAGCACGACCTGCCGTTTTCGGTTCGCGGCGGCGGCCACCACCAGACCGGCAGTTCGACGGTCGACGAGGGGGTCTCCTCGATCTGGCGGAGATGA